From the Spiribacter sp. 2438 genome, one window contains:
- a CDS encoding penicillin-binding protein 2, with amino-acid sequence MTRGDRSVVAPVWRRVAVLVSLMGLMGALMVQAVALQLTEGDFLQGQGDQRHLRMETMVAHRGGIHDRHGEALAISAPVDSVWAHPGVLLEEGGAEAVTQLAAELELDSTTLLDHLRARQRREFVYIRRHVDPRVAEATMALDLPGVALQREYRRFYPAGPVTGHVLGFTDIDDRGQEGVERVFDDWLAGQSGAKRVLRDRLGRSIEDVERLREPQPGRDLTLTLDLRLQYIAYRELKAAVEREQAAGGSVVLMDVHSGEILAMVNQPAFNPNRRSDLRPERFRNRAVTDSFEPGSVTKPMTIAAAMASGQYTPSTPVSTSPGVLRVGRNEVRDIRDFGELTVTGVLQKSSNVGAVRMALDIEAEEVWGLLKRFGFGEATGVTFPGESSGTMPATPSQRPIEQATLAFGYGLSVTPLQIARAYAAIAADGKIPTPALVRGIDRGEPEQRLDPGLMRSLRAMMVEVTRDGGTATHAAIPGYQVAGKTGTSRKAIPGGYATDRYISTFAGMAPADNPRFVAVVTIDEPGGEVYYAGPVAGPVFQGLMQSALRLYNVPPDVDADEPTLAVSEGRSP; translated from the coding sequence ATGACCCGGGGCGATCGGAGTGTGGTGGCTCCGGTCTGGCGGCGCGTCGCCGTGCTGGTGAGCCTGATGGGGCTGATGGGTGCCCTGATGGTCCAGGCGGTGGCACTTCAGTTGACGGAGGGGGATTTTCTGCAGGGGCAGGGCGACCAGCGGCATCTGCGCATGGAAACCATGGTGGCCCATCGTGGTGGCATTCATGACCGCCATGGCGAAGCCTTGGCCATCAGCGCGCCCGTGGATTCGGTATGGGCCCATCCCGGCGTGCTGCTGGAAGAGGGCGGGGCTGAGGCCGTTACGCAGCTGGCGGCAGAGTTGGAGCTGGACTCCACCACGCTACTGGATCACCTGCGCGCCAGGCAGCGTCGGGAATTCGTCTACATCCGTCGGCATGTGGATCCCCGGGTCGCCGAGGCGACCATGGCTCTGGATCTGCCTGGAGTCGCGCTACAGCGCGAGTATCGGCGATTTTATCCGGCGGGTCCGGTGACCGGCCATGTCCTGGGCTTCACCGACATCGATGACCGCGGGCAGGAGGGTGTGGAGCGGGTTTTTGATGACTGGCTGGCGGGTCAGTCCGGTGCCAAGCGTGTTCTGAGGGACCGGCTGGGGCGGAGCATCGAGGATGTTGAGCGCCTGCGCGAGCCACAGCCCGGACGGGACCTGACGCTGACCCTTGATCTGCGCCTCCAGTACATCGCGTATCGGGAGCTGAAGGCGGCGGTGGAGCGCGAGCAGGCGGCCGGCGGCTCTGTCGTGCTGATGGATGTCCACAGCGGCGAAATTCTCGCCATGGTCAACCAGCCCGCTTTCAACCCTAACCGGCGTTCGGACCTGCGTCCCGAGCGGTTTCGTAATCGGGCGGTTACCGACAGTTTCGAGCCGGGCTCGGTGACCAAGCCCATGACCATCGCGGCGGCCATGGCGAGCGGGCAGTACACGCCCAGCACACCCGTCAGCACCAGTCCGGGTGTCCTGCGGGTGGGGCGAAACGAGGTGCGCGACATTCGCGATTTCGGCGAGCTCACCGTTACCGGCGTCTTGCAGAAATCCAGCAACGTCGGCGCGGTCCGGATGGCACTGGACATCGAAGCCGAGGAAGTCTGGGGGCTGCTGAAGCGGTTCGGTTTCGGTGAAGCCACCGGCGTGACGTTTCCCGGCGAATCGTCCGGCACCATGCCGGCAACGCCCAGCCAGAGGCCCATCGAGCAGGCCACGCTGGCTTTCGGATACGGCCTTTCCGTCACCCCCCTGCAGATTGCGAGGGCCTATGCCGCGATCGCCGCCGACGGAAAAATCCCGACGCCAGCACTGGTTCGCGGGATTGACCGCGGTGAACCGGAGCAGCGCCTGGATCCGGGTTTGATGCGGTCGTTGCGCGCCATGATGGTCGAGGTGACCCGGGACGGAGGCACGGCAACCCACGCCGCAATCCCCGGTTACCAAGTGGCTGGCAAGACGGGCACCAGCCGTAAGGCTATTCCCGGTGGCTATGCCACCGATCGCTACATCTCCACCTTTGCCGGGATGGCGCCTGCAGACAATCCCCGATTCGTTGCCGTGGTCACCATCGACGAGCCAGGGGGAGAGGTGTACTACGCCGGACCGGTTGCGGGACCGGTTTTCCAGGGCCTGATGCAGAGCGCGCTGCGGCTTTACAACGTGCCGCCGGACGTGGATGCCGACGAACCGACGCTGGCTGTGAGCGAGGGGCGGTCGCCATGA
- the ftsL gene encoding cell division protein FtsL codes for MTVAVALLAVLVMASAIAVVEVKHQTRSLFLNLEKLQAERDRLNTEWSRLRLEQGALATHSRVERIAREDFQLEMPAGEDIVLIRSGRPEGDQ; via the coding sequence ATGACCGTCGCAGTGGCCCTGCTCGCCGTGCTGGTCATGGCGTCGGCCATCGCGGTCGTGGAGGTCAAGCATCAGACGCGTAGCCTGTTCCTCAACCTGGAAAAGCTGCAGGCGGAGCGGGATCGCCTCAATACCGAATGGAGCCGCCTTCGACTGGAGCAGGGCGCACTGGCGACTCATTCCCGGGTAGAGCGCATCGCTCGAGAGGATTTCCAGCTGGAAATGCCGGCCGGTGAGGACATTGTCTTGATCCGTTCAGGCCGGCCCGAGGGGGACCAATGA
- the rsmH gene encoding 16S rRNA (cytosine(1402)-N(4))-methyltransferase RsmH produces the protein MIQEAIDGLCPRPGGVWVDGTYGRGGHAAALLSALDDTACVWLVDQDPQAIQLARSRHGGDHRCRILQARFSDLGDVLRGEGLAGHVMGILLDLGVSSPQLDDPSRGFSFLREGPLDMRMDNSRGETARQWLDRVDEKTLARVLREYGEERFARRIARFVGAAREADALPDTTTGLAALIAEAVPRAEPGRHPATRSFQAIRIHINDELGALDALLEDICDLLGPGGRLVVISFHSLEDRRVKRFINRHSQVGDLPAGAGRVPPEKQPKLRRVGRACRPTDSEVRANPRARSAILRVAERLP, from the coding sequence ATGATTCAGGAGGCCATCGACGGTCTGTGCCCCCGTCCTGGCGGAGTCTGGGTTGACGGCACCTACGGCCGGGGTGGCCACGCCGCGGCACTTCTCTCCGCCCTCGACGATACCGCCTGCGTCTGGCTGGTTGATCAGGACCCGCAAGCCATCCAGTTGGCACGTTCGCGCCATGGCGGGGATCACCGTTGTCGCATTCTGCAGGCCCGTTTTTCCGACTTGGGCGACGTGTTGAGGGGTGAGGGGCTGGCGGGCCATGTGATGGGGATCCTGCTCGATCTGGGGGTGTCATCCCCGCAGCTGGATGACCCGTCCCGCGGGTTCAGTTTTCTGCGGGAAGGCCCGCTTGACATGCGCATGGACAACAGCCGTGGCGAAACCGCCCGGCAGTGGCTTGATCGGGTTGATGAAAAGACACTGGCGAGAGTGCTTCGTGAATACGGTGAGGAGCGCTTCGCGCGCCGTATTGCCCGATTCGTCGGAGCCGCCCGTGAGGCGGACGCGCTGCCGGATACCACCACCGGCCTAGCCGCGCTAATCGCCGAGGCGGTACCCCGCGCGGAGCCGGGCCGTCATCCGGCCACCCGCAGCTTTCAGGCGATCCGTATTCACATCAACGACGAGCTGGGCGCCCTGGATGCCCTGCTCGAGGACATCTGCGACCTCCTGGGTCCCGGCGGACGTCTGGTGGTCATCAGTTTCCATTCACTCGAGGACCGGCGCGTCAAGCGCTTCATCAATCGCCACAGTCAGGTGGGCGACCTGCCGGCGGGAGCGGGTCGCGTCCCGCCGGAGAAGCAGCCAAAACTTCGGCGTGTGGGTCGGGCCTGCCGTCCGACCGACTCCGAAGTGCGAGCCAACCCGAGAGCTCGCAGCGCCATTCTCCGGGTCGCGGAGCGGTTGCCGTGA
- the mraZ gene encoding division/cell wall cluster transcriptional repressor MraZ, translating to MFRGVAHINLDTKGRMAFPSRYRDRLAALCDGNLVVTVDRDHCLLVYPLPEWEHIEQKLVRLPSLNRSARRLQRLLIGHATECQLDGSGRILLPPPLREFAGLEKRTVLIGQGNKFELWDEGTWTARRAEWLNEAAGSDDLPADLESLSL from the coding sequence GTGTTTCGAGGCGTCGCACACATCAACCTCGATACCAAAGGGCGCATGGCTTTCCCGAGCCGTTATCGGGATCGCCTGGCGGCCCTCTGCGACGGTAATCTGGTGGTCACCGTGGACCGTGATCACTGCCTGCTGGTGTATCCCTTGCCGGAGTGGGAACACATTGAGCAGAAGCTGGTACGCCTTCCCAGTCTCAATCGCAGTGCCCGGCGTTTGCAGCGTCTGCTGATCGGCCACGCCACGGAGTGCCAGCTGGATGGCAGTGGCCGCATTCTGTTGCCCCCGCCGCTGCGGGAGTTCGCCGGTCTGGAAAAACGGACAGTCCTGATCGGTCAGGGGAACAAGTTCGAGCTGTGGGATGAGGGCACATGGACCGCTCGTCGGGCCGAGTGGCTTAACGAGGCAGCAGGATCCGATGATCTGCCCGCCGATCTTGAGTCCTTATCCCTCTAG
- the rsmI gene encoding 16S rRNA (cytidine(1402)-2'-O)-methyltransferase: MSNIPGRLHVVATPIGNLGDISQRAMDTLTQADLVAAEDTRHSARLLTALGIRRPLISLHEHNEEARVALLKARLAAGQDVALISDAGTPLISDPGYRLVRSLRLAGFEVLTIPGPSSLIAALSVSGLPTDRFFFEGFLPVRAAARRRRLAELAECDHTLVMFEVGRRLHGTLEDMIAVFGGARPAAISRELTKRHETTRLEDLQGLAVWLHQDPNHQRGEFVVMVGPAPSRPARPSIPDAEELLSLLRAEGLSARAAARLAARLTGESANSLYARLHRGKEHK; encoded by the coding sequence GTGTCAAACATTCCGGGGCGCTTGCATGTGGTCGCCACGCCCATCGGCAACCTGGGCGACATCAGCCAGCGGGCGATGGACACTCTCACCCAGGCCGATCTGGTGGCGGCCGAGGATACCCGGCACTCCGCCCGTCTGCTGACCGCCCTGGGCATCCGCAGGCCCCTGATCAGTCTTCATGAGCATAACGAAGAGGCGCGTGTTGCGTTGCTCAAGGCACGGCTGGCAGCGGGCCAGGACGTGGCGCTGATCAGCGATGCGGGCACACCGCTCATCAGTGATCCCGGTTACCGATTGGTGCGATCCCTGCGGCTGGCGGGGTTCGAGGTTCTGACGATCCCCGGGCCCAGCAGTCTGATCGCAGCGCTCTCGGTTTCCGGTCTGCCCACTGACCGGTTCTTTTTCGAGGGCTTTCTGCCCGTCCGTGCGGCGGCGCGCCGTCGTCGGTTGGCGGAACTGGCCGAATGCGATCACACCCTGGTGATGTTCGAAGTCGGACGGCGTCTGCATGGCACTCTGGAAGACATGATCGCCGTGTTTGGCGGCGCCCGGCCGGCGGCCATCTCCCGGGAACTCACCAAGCGGCACGAAACCACCCGTCTGGAGGACCTTCAGGGCCTGGCGGTATGGCTCCATCAGGATCCCAACCACCAGCGCGGTGAATTCGTGGTCATGGTTGGCCCGGCGCCCTCCAGGCCGGCCAGGCCGAGCATACCGGACGCCGAGGAGCTGTTGAGCCTGCTGCGGGCGGAGGGGCTGAGCGCTCGGGCTGCCGCTCGGCTGGCAGCGCGATTGACCGGCGAGTCCGCGAATTCGCTCTACGCCCGATTGCACCGAGGCAAAGAGCACAAGTGA